The genomic DNA GATTTTTCTCAAGCTTCTCTGTGTTCTCCTTCTCTCCATCCATGAATCTCCTCTGTgatcttcctctagacctctttcctggtttCTCCAACCTCAACATCCTTTCACCAATATCATCTTGTTCCTCCTCTCAACATTTCATCTCCAGATGCTTCCCTGCATtaatctccagaacatctacATGATCTGATCCtttgatggattcattcctgatccatcctgatcTTTCCCAAAGAGAAGCTCAGCATCTTTCTCTCGTCTTCCTCTGCCCACAAACACTTCTTCCACCTACAGTCGTTCTACTTCCAGTAGAAGCTTGTCGGTCCTTCCTGACGCGAGCCTCTGCACTCATGTGAACTGACTTTGGGATTGGGCCCCGTGTGCTTGtattgtttgctttaaaaaaaatcttaaagtcAAGTAAAAAATGAAGCTAAGATCTATAATAAGCTGAGATCAATGGATCTCCAGTTTGACTTTATTGGATAAACTGACTGTTTTAATGCTACACCATTATAAAATGAGATCTATTGCTAGTTGCAGTTGTCATAGAGTTGTTGACAAGGATCATTCCAGTTTAATTTAGAAGATGTTGTGGGACCCCAAAACAcagttacatatttttaaaatttctccTGGTGCCCAAACCAACCTGAGCCAGGAGCAGAAGTGCTTTGGAGAAGTCCCCAGACACTTTCTTTTCCAGCTCAGTAGTCAACTGCTTCTGAGTTTCTGTtgacacaaacatgaaacatgTCATGACATTCCTCAAAGAAGAACAGGCTTTACTTGTGCTGATTAACACAAAGAGCATTTGGCTTGTTTTACCTTTTAAGAAGGCCTCAGTGAGCGCCTTGATTTCCTGGTTAGACCGAGAGGAAAAGATTTCCACCAAGACGTCGCCTTCTGTGCCAACTCCCTGCAAACACAGCATCAGTCTTTCCACGGGACAGTCCACATGGTGTGAGAAGCATTTTTTCAGAGGGAGACTGATTTAGAAAGTAatgaaaaacagactttgaTGGCTCTCATCACTTCATGACAGTCGTACTCTGCAGGAGGGGTCACCAGTGCCACCAGCAGGTCTTTGAAGTCTCCACTTGTCTCGTCTTTCAGGTCCTTGAGTAACATCTGTCATACAGAAAAGCCAGAAAATGGTCACCTGCTGTCAGTGACATGTTCTGCATGCCAAATGTTTTGgtgcttgtgtttgtgttggtgcATGTTTTGATCATGTGAAAATAATTAATGAGTAcacaaaaacagcctcaaaGCAACAGATGAGAATGTGCTGTTCTGGATAAAGGCAGGCTGCACGCACTCTGCTGGTGGCCTTTTGATAGGCGGCGCAGATGAGCTGCCTCTGAGCGCTGCTTCTGTGAGCCAGGATGTCCGTCAGCGTCTTCTCATCTGTTCCTGTAAGATTTTCACAAGCATCCATCAGATGAGAGAACCAGCATAGACTGTTCAGCAATGACTTCTCTAAAACACTCAGAGTGACTAGGTTTTATTCTGAAGGACAATTTTGGCTTGTTTATTGTAGAGCCCAGGTTGGAACTTGATTCTTCTCTCATTTGTATTCTCTTTTGTCACGTCACAAGCTTGAAATGTCTGTTTCCTTCCAGCACAGCAAAAGCTGTGGGACATCAATCCTCCTTAGTTTCTCtgcatatttaacaaaaaaactcttaacAGTCACTCAACTAAACTTTACTGGGATGAGGAAACATTTCCAGTTAGCAATGATAAAAACCTCAACTTGAGAACATCAAATACACATTCTCAACATGCATCATAAATGATGAATGTTTAATCCAAAATCTTTAGATTTGTTTGTATatctagaaatattttttaatctgaacGGAGACTTTCAAACATTGCTTTAAAGCTATGACAGTccatctttgatttattttctcttttgaaaATGAAGATTATCTAACCAATTCATGCACATTTGTGGACAAAACaactattttcaaatgtaaGACTAGATTCTTCAATCCTGTAGCACGTGTAAGACTGTGAAGAAGTGAAGCGTGTACCGAGTCCTTTCATGGCCTTCCTCAGAGCTTTGGCATCCTCGTCTGCATTAAAGGCGACTTTGGCTTTGACTGTTCCCCTTTCTCCTGCCTGAATCAGATGAACCCAAACATTTACAGTCTCAGAATTTGATGATCAGTTACTTAAGATCACGGAGAGGAAAATTGAGGTTTCATATCAGAACCTACTTTTGCAGTAAAAGATGAAGGAGCTTCTACAAGACTTTCCAAATCCTCCTGAAAAAATTTCAGATGATTTTCACTTGGAAAGTTTGATCAAAATTCgcattaaaatgaaattgttgAAATAGAACTTGTTTTACCCATAAGGATCCCATGATGAAAGCTGAATATTCTGTCAAACGTGtggatattttaaaaaggtgcaaacatttatgtgttttaaagatttCAGAGAATCAAACAAAACCTTCAgcaaggataaaaaaaagtattagaaGTCAGAGATAGCATCACAGTTCTAAAGTCAGAGGATCCTTCTGCAAACCACTGGAGAGCAGGTTTAGTTTCTGATAAATGGATGACACACATCTTTCGTGTTTGGCTCTTGCCGAGGACAGAcgcactttttttctctcctccccTCCTGTGTTGCTCCCAAGGCTTCTGTCTGTCTCCctgtgagctgctgtttttgCTCTCGACTACTCTTCTGCTTTTTAAACTCTGAAAATGGATCTgatccactggtcttttaatgcgATCGACAAAATTTACTCCACGCTAAGGAATGGGAAAGCGGACCCCTTCCCAGACGGAACCCACGCGGCTGGATACACCAACGATCCATGGGGCAAGTGGAGGCTGATGTGTCTGGCCCAGCTGTCtgtggaagatgttgaagatgtatATCTACTCGTGTTCCTGATTTTTGGATACCTCGCTATTGGGATCGGAGGATATCTCAACTATCAGGCGGTCTCGGAGGTGAAGCTCATGAGAAGCGAGGTGATGCTCGCTAGAAGTGAGCTGAAGACTGTGAGAGGCGAGCAGTCTGATCTCTTTGGGAAGTTATTTCGGGAAGAAGAGACTCTTGGAGACAGACTTTCACAAGTGGATCAGAAGCAGTCTGCTTCTCTTGCCCATCTGAGCAGAATGCTCCCGACCCTTGAACTTGTGCGGAAGATGGATGTCAACTTGGAGCGACTTACTGCCCAAACAGAAGGGAGACTGGCCTAAATTGCCCACATTCCGCCCCATTTTGAAATTCGCCTCAAAGACTCAGTCGGACCAGTGAAGGACTCAGCCTGCAGTACAAAAACAACTGCTGGCACCTGAAACAATTTTATCTTGTCGGATCCCCCTTAGCCGATGGCGCTGCCTTGGCTCTCAAAACATACCGCTTCTACAGAGCAGCTGTGTGAAGACGAAAACTGCTGCTCATCCCTCCTTGACCTCGACATTCCTGCAATCTCCCTCCCCTCCCAAGCGTAGTCTGGATGTGTGCTCCTGGAAGCAGCTAAAGGACTATTGCAAAGTTGCCCCCCCCCTCCGCCCATCCCACCCACCAAACCTCATGTATTGTGTCTTCGAATGTATTGTGCTTCTTAgttatggtgtatttttttgcttgtatgtAAACATTGTACGCAGTGTTGAGATATGACCTTTTTTTGCCACCCATTAAacctcccccctccccctcgTGGCCTTCTTCTCCCACGCTAATAAGGGGCGCCGCTCAGTGGACGCTTCcgcagtgaaccttgaactgtctgtTTACTTCTCTCTGTTTAtcttgttcttggttgtactgaaaaacaatgaatttccccccaggggattaataaagtatcttgttGATTGACATCTGGAGTCTTATAGACTGCAGGTATACGTTCGGCCCTAAATCATTTCAATAACCCtctaacacctgaggtgttgccagtgacgcttaaacacaaaatctttaatttactataattttttaattgttaacacgataattccagtaagatctgaaggagaaaagcggctcgatgagccGATTTCCtcctggaattacgttgattaaaaaaaaaatacagtacatgAAAGAACGTCAACACGAGTCAGAGGCAGACAAACACTTGTTTCTCGGGtcttttaagtcattttaatcCCTTCAACTCAACGATTGCCACTGGAAGTTAAAAAACAACCTACCTGGATCTGGATCTTTGCCTGGACAGAAGAGCTTTCTGCCACACCTTCAGATTCCCTGGAAACACTCCTGAAAACTCAGCCAGTCTGACCTGTTTGCTTTAAAGGTGATGCATTCAAGGACATTGTGTACATTTCACAGTAGCTAAAAATCAAAGCCAAACTAATAGATTACTTGCTAATCTGTTTACGCCAACACCTATTTCAGAAAAGCAAAGATcctatttgttaaatatttagacatatttttatttggaacAGAATAAATTACCTGAAGGTTTTTGATTTCAGataaagtttattattaaaaaaggcACCAGATACAGACAGGCATCAAATTGATAGTATTGATTTATCCCCATAAAATAGTAGCACCAAAAATATCCTGTCTTCACCCACAGTCCCCACGCTCTTGTTGATCAGGCACAcagttgggggtggggggtgggggggcaaaAGAGAAAGACACAAGTGAAGATGCCATTTTCTCACTGTAGTGCTTTGAAACCAGTGTAGAAAAACAACTCATCAACTCCAAGGTACATCAGTAGTCACACATGAGAATCCACACATGAAAGCTTTGAGGAGTCTGTGTCTTTGGGCAGGACAGAAACACAGCTTTGATCAGGTCCAGCAGGTAAACCAGTGGTTCTGTTCATGTGAACAGCAGTAAGGCTAAAGGTCAGCTGGGTCCACACACGTCTGACTCCTCAGGAGGAAGAGCCAGCATGGCACTTCAGACTGGCAGCTATCAGAGCAGAGAACACTGAAAAATATCACCAAACCATGACAGTAGATGTGTCTCTGAGTGAGGCTGgacatacatttaaacacagctgctgcttctgGTTTGAATAGAAAAGAGGAGTAATTGCACTTGAaggcttttggattttttttcccactcatTCCACCTCAAACACATTTGTtcttaatcataaaaaaatatgtattttatgtctttataaTTCGACATTCTGCTTCTAATATGAAAACAGCTGATGGGAGAGAGTGACCTCATGTTCTCTGGACACAACACTGAGATATTCAGAGTAATCAGTCTCAGGGAAATGTTGCCTGTGAAGTCAGTGTTTGAAGTGTGACTGAAGGGTTTGGGAAGACTCTGAGGGTTTGTGTTGGGCCTCAGCAGGATGAGTGAGCTGCATGTTAAGATGAGGACATTCCCAGCAGGGACATGTCTGCAGGAGGGAGGTTCACTGCTGTCAGAGCCACAGAGCGGAGGAGCTGGACAGGAGGAGGAGTGGCCTGACGTGGGTGTGGATTCCCGCTGCAGCCTGACCATCATTGTTCCTGCTCCAAAGCGACCTGTGAATGCTTGGACATctttcaggagtttctggcaGCAGCTGGAGTCCTCCGTCACTCCCGCCTCAGACCTCGGTGCCGTCGTTCAGGTTGTTGTGCAGCTTGACCTCCAGGTTGACCTGTTTCACTTTGGCTTCCTGGTTGCGGTTGATGTTGATGTTTCTCACCGTGCAGTGCTTACTGCTGAAGTTCTTCTCCACACACTTGTCCATGCACACCTCCATCTTAGTGTTGAGGGGATACTCCTCGCAAGTCTTTTGGGAGTTCTTCCTCTTGGCTGAGTGGCGGCAGCGGCggaacaggaaacaggaagccAGCAGGGCCAGGACCAGCAGCGTGACGGCGGCCACCCCGCCGCCCACCGAGCTGCCCACGTGGGCATTAAAAGTGGCAGAAGGGAGCTCCTCCAGGTGCAGAGACTTGATGTTTGTGCCATTCTTCACCTGATCCCCCTCATTGTCATAGATTAGGGACTCGTCCACCGTCAGACGCCCACTCCGGTCTACCAGGTCACGTCTGGAGCGGCTCAGCTGAGCGGTCACAGAGCGTTGGATTCTGGGATTGGAGCGAGACTCTGGGCTGATCACATAGATCACCTGCAGGTACCACTGGTGCCCCGCCTCCACCTGTCAGTCAGAGATAAGACAGAGGTGAACCGCAGCCGAGTGTGCTGCAGCTCCAGACCCTGACAGACTTGTAAACATATACAACTCTGACTTGGTTAGAAGAGAGTCCCTGAGCTGTAACCAAACACGTTTATCCTATTCAGCAAGTCATCCATCTTTACTGgcctgctgctgcagaagagAAAGGTTAATGTTTGAGTCAGAGCTGCTTTCAAAGGGTTGGGCCcaatccgaatactccccttctccctctcccttagccctcccccttcgtttatccctccgttcttgctccaaatggagggtgatgaaaaaaatagtgtctaatatttcggacgtgacttccattcaatgacgtcatcaacttcgccagtccgctagcgttagcgcggcgCTTCCAGCGGtttaatatccataacaacagcggttttgtaactttaaaaaggtcgtgctacaacataaagtcattacttacatttaaatataaacatctgcggttcagagcgcaccaaagggaagaaaagcgcttcttcgCGCAACacggtttactctcgcgatagcggactttagacccctctgtttggagtgtaaaacttaaaaaataataagtccggacacgactttgacttcaactgccacttcaaatcaaggaGAAGGGCtaagggaaagggagaaggggagtattcggatcgggccatAGTGATGCATCTGCCCTAGCTGAGCTGGGCTGGGATCAACACTTTTCTGTGGTTTGTGCAAGTTCACCTCCTGTTTGTGGAACAAAGACAGACATCCACGCTAACGTCCGAACTTCTCCCATGCAGAATGTGGGAGGATGTCAGAGTGTCAGGAGAAAACCCAACATGCAGGAGGAG from Oryzias melastigma strain HK-1 linkage group LG16, ASM292280v2, whole genome shotgun sequence includes the following:
- the anxa3a gene encoding annexin A3, producing the protein MGSLWEDLESLVEAPSSFTAKAGERGTVKAKVAFNADEDAKALRKAMKGLGTDEKTLTDILAHRSSAQRQLICAAYQKATSRMLLKDLKDETSGDFKDLLVALVTPPAEYDCHEVMRAIKGVGTEGDVLVEIFSSRSNQEIKALTEAFLKETQKQLTTELEKKVSGDFSKALLLLAQGNREQDTSADVEKAREDAKTLYSAGEKKWGTDEAKFIEILCRKSIPQIRQTLVEYKNISGKTLQQSIEAEMSGNLRNLLVAVVKCVKSQPAYFAECLHNSMKGGGTHESTLTRIMVTRSEIDLLDIRAEFKKLYNHSLQSALQSEVSGDYGDCLKAICGGDD